The DNA window aatataatcaaTATACACAGTTATATAACTAAAGACAATTAGGAATTTACTTTTGAAGGCTATGGTGGTGTTCCAAAGCCATCACCAACTCTAGTCTATTTAACAAAAGGCGCCATTCCAAGTGTCTGGAAACAATTGAAATGTGGTTCAACTGGCAGTTTGAACCAACTTAGAGGTCCAATCTCATGGTAACCATCTCCAAGCGATTCCCTTTGCAGACCGCAGAGCATCTGGCATTCGATTGCCATCCAGCCAACCATCCGCACTCTTTATAGAGCATTTGCACGCGAGCCAAGACGCTGATGAataccatcatcatcatcatcatgtaATACCCGAGAAATGTGTAACGATGAGGCAATGCCAGCCGGAGTGGGATTATGATAGGCCAGATTTGGATGCGCCTCTCTGGATGCGACTCTCTGGAGGGACCTCGTAAAAATTGACTATGCTAATGGGGCGGCGGAAATCGGGGATTACCCCAGCGTAATTTGCATAAGAAATCGGCTCGCCGGGGATTCGGGATGCACAATTAGATGCTCCGACACGTTCTCCAGACGTGGATGCCGAGTACTCCGGGCAGCTTAAGTGGCAGTCGGTAGAACGGATCTGCTCAGCATGCAGCTGAAAACGGAGTACCCAATGGAACCACTTTGGATACGACCGATCCACAGTTGCTTGGTCGACGACAGGCGGAGAAAGGCTGTGGCAGCGGAAAAAGAGAAAAGTAGTGATATGTAACCAAATTTCTTCCTGGACCGGGATCTGGTGAAAAAACTGCAAAACTGGTCCACCGTGACCCACTAAAGCCACTCTTAACTTTTTACTCGAAAATCAGCCGCCAAATGCTGACTTTAATACCAACATGGGCCAAAAGGTGCAAACGGACCCGATTTCGTTTAGGCTGAAGCTACCGTGAGTCACGTTTACTTTTAACTTTCAGTTAATTGCGTTTAAAAAACATCGAGAACTCATCACTTGTATTTTTAGACCATGTGCAAAACTTTCACTTtgctgaaaagaaaaaattaatcaaagGAGAAAGATAAGATTTCCGCAAAATCGTAATTAGCTGTTGAGCATTCTTTTAACGTTTTCGATGAGAATATTTATGGGCGCTTTTTAAGCACTTATTATTAGTAGTTGACCAAAGTTTCCTCAACACAAGGGTTAAGTTTGCGGACCAATGCGTTTTCGGCAAACTAAACAAgatcaacaaaaaaaagacaaCAATAAAATACGACTGGCACGGCTTCATTGGTTTTGCGGTTAAAATGTTGCAACCAGAACTGGCAGTGCCACAAAACTTTGACGACTAAAAAAGGCAGTAAGATAAATGAGTCGAAGCTTAAATACACTTGGtagttattaaaaattattgaagGTACGTTCATGTTCATACGTTCTTTACTTTAAAGAAACTTATATTGAAAATTTGGTTTACTGAGCTATGAAATCTGTTGCTTCAATTTCATAAGCTTCGCCTGGAAGAACCCACAATAAACCCATAATCATTGTGCAGCCCACTTTTGCACAGACTAATAATACCCCTTTCTCACCACCATCAAAACCACGAAACAACGGCGAAAAACTGGCGAAtctataaaaatgcaaattagaAGAAGCGAAAAAATAACACAACAAACGACTCCAGAAACTGGAACGAACTAAGACTGCAACTCCAACTCAAACTCCGATTTGGATGCAGATCGAGAGGGGCCGTCGATAAACGTTACTCGTGCTATTGCCTCTGGGCCACAAAAGCGTTGGCGTCCAGTCTCTGTGATCTATGGACTGACCAGCCCAATTGGCCAAGAAGCGATTTGGGTTaactgcagctgcaacacGCCGACGATCGGAAAACTCGGGCCAACTAATTGTGCGGAAATCTACGAGGCGCGTCATAAATACTGTCGCTTTTCTCATCTCTCTTTCAGCAGAGCGGTCTTTGATGGGAAGTTGCAGCTCCGCGATGGTCGGCGGTTGCATTTGCACCTGCACATTAAACAATAAGAGGATGCACCGAAAAAAAAGGTTAGTTAGGCGGCTTCATTGCTAGAATAGTTGAATGTATCTCAGAACCAAGTTAGATAGTTAACAGATTATCATTATCGCCAAAACACATGTtacattaatttttaataaaatattataataaaataaaattgatcgATATGCAGCCAATCAATCTCTTGATGATCTTTTACCAAATTGCCTGCAACATGTTTAGTGTTAGAAAGGATACTCTGAATATTCAAGTAAATGCGACCATGTTGATGAAAATTGCATATGCAtgggaaaatatgaaaagtgaTGTAACTCGGTAATGGCTCCACATCTAGTTGAACCAGATCCCTTTCCATTTTTTCACCGTGCACTTGGCCGGAGGCATTCTTGCGTGCAAACCTTGACCATGAAAAACACGCTGcccgatgcgatgcgatgcgatgacGTGCCCATAAAAGTGCTGGCCAACAATCTCAAACATTTTCCTGGCCAATTAAGAGCCAAAGAAAATTAGtaagaaattgaaattgctcAACGGCCACGTTTGCGATCACGTTTAGGCCGCTATGGTGGCGATGGTCAATGGCATTCGGCCGGCAACTTGTGCGACAGTTACATCTATATATGCGCCACAAACAACTGGTTTGCgggccaaaataaaaacaaaaaaaactacATAATAATATACACAGCAAAAACACCGTTTTGGACCGGCCTCCTCCAAGGGGCACGCTAGCCAAATGGAGCCATTGCCGGTCTGTCAATTAGCAAGCAGGCGACATGGCGGTGCACTGAACTTGTTACGCTTAAATTGTTGATAAGCCCACCATCACACTCATTATGATTGCTTGCCACTGGTCAGCCAAAATGTGGCAATCGCACCGTTTTGGCCATTAACCCATTTTCCGGTTCGGTTCTAAAGTTATCCCGCATGCCTTAATTCAGGTTTTAGTTTCTTCATACTATAGGTATTACCTTATTTTGCAGAGTCATGTCTTTCATAGAATTATCTGGGAATagttaattattaattaatagcTATAtcattttaattcaattagttCAATGGCTGGCATTATTTAATTAGTACCTCCCTTTGATAACTCGCTGCACTTGACTTTTCATGCTTTTAAGTAATTTTATTTCCGCTGCAAATGATAAGTAATTTTCAGTtctgttatttattttaggtacttGTTTCGCTTAAAGAGAAATAATACCTATTTGCATTCGCTCTGAACAAAGCTCTTAAATCTTAAAACATACGTACATACTTACATATATGCAAACGTTTTAATAACTGCTATTAACTCCATACTGCCTGCCTTATCGATAGTACAAGAGTTCAGTGGGTTAAGCCGCATGCCGTTTGCCAGTTCTCTCTGATTAGAGAACAGAGATTAGAGATATATGACCAGTTGATGCTACGATATTTTCGCAGAGCAATTGTTCGTTCGAAGGGGGGAGAAACGGGAGAGAAAgaacaaatattatatatatatacatactcgTATATACATactagtatatatatatagaaggCGAGCGTGTATTTGTGTGGATGTCATAGATGTTTTCATGGAGCAGCGGCGCATGTAAAATGAGCAAATCGAAAAGAGCAGTTGTGTTTGGTTTGTGAGGCTGCCAAGAGCGAAAAACGAACGTGGACgatgaataaaatatttgggCTACTCTTTGCTCTGTGTCCGCTGCTCGTTTGGCCCACGCCCGGAAATGGCCAGTCGCCGGATGAGTCCCGCCTCCTGGTGGCCATCCACTACGAGGCCCTGTGCCCGGACAGCATGAGCTTCATCCGGCGCCGTTTGTACGATGCTCTGCAGGACAACGACTGGTGGTCGGTCACCGATCTGAAGCTATATCCATTTGGCAAGGCGGGAGTGAGTCGTCAGTCAAGATCAAAATGATATAGTCATAGTCATTTCTATTGAATTCATTTCAAATTCATGCTCAGTTCATTGTGAAAAACATTTGTATTACATAAGCATAATCAAAGCAGATCgtgaaatatttcatatattttgaGGTTTAAACCAGCATTTGTTGCTTGCAGTTCTACAACAACACATCCACTGGCGAGAGACAAGTGTTTTGTCAGCACGGCGTGGATGAGTGCGAACTGAATGCGCTCCATGCCTGCATTATTGAGACCCTGGGCATCCGGAAGGCCTTCAATATGATCTACTGCATGCTGCGCTCCTACTCGAACGAGCTGGACTCGTGCTCGAGGAGCATGGGTGTGGACGTCAGCAAGGCCAGGAGGTGCAAGGCATCGCGAACCACACCAGATATACTAGCGCCCTACGGCAAGGAAACCCTTAAGCTGGGCATCTCCTTTGTGCCCACCATTGTGTTCGAGAATGTGAGTAACCAACCAGCTACCTGCACAAATACCAGACTTAACTTAACACTACCCTCGAATTCCCAGGACTTTGATCCTTACGCTCAGAGAAGCATTCGCAACAACTTCGAAAGACACTTCTGTCGGCAGTATCTGAAGGAGTTCAACATCAAACTGCCCACTTGTTCCGCAATTTTGTAAACTTTCATGTAATGTACTGAGTCATTTAACTGTTTCAATGTTCCAAGACCAATAAACCAATAACTATAACCAACTGGAGCGTTTGCTTACTCGCTGACTCACCTGGGACCAATATAAATTTACATGTGTATAGTATATACAGCTGCGGTTAAAATAATAGCACTACTGCAGGTGGAAAGTTGATTTCCTAAAAAAAGGTATtggatgtttattttttttaaagtctgATTGCATGAATAATAAGTACCATATATTGTCTCTCTATGCAAGAAATTTTGACTCTCTCAATGTAacggttctttttgtttttgggcactTTCTGCAAAAGGGCGCTAAATAGCACTGACCACGTTTTTgctgaataaaattaataggAGTGATtgctttgggttttttttcgacaaattttgaaaaaaggagttgcattaaaggttttaatttaatttttttcgaaagaaGCCCAAAAATTTTCTAGTTATGGGGTCGGGGAAAGCATTCTCTACCGTCGAAAAAAGGAATTTGATGGCAAACATGGAAAGGCTCTCGGTCTTATGTTCGGAGTCCACCATGAGCTGAATATAATCCTCGCTTCACATTTAAGACGGTAAAGCACGGGGGATCACACATCATGGTATGGGCGTGCTTTTCATACTATGGAGTAGATCCGATTCATATGATTCAAGGCATCATGGATCAGCACATTTACACAGATATCCTGGAAAATGTGATGGCACTATATGCCGAGGATGAAATGCCGTTTTTTTGGGACATTTCAACAGGATAACGACCCAAAACACACGAGCAAGAGAGCTTGAAAGTGGTAATGAGTAATGAAATGGCCTGCTCAGTCACCCGACTTGAATCCAATCGAAAAACTTTGTGCGGACGTAAAAAAAAGGTTTCTGAAGCCAAACCCAACAATAACGAGGAACTTTGGTTTCATGCTTATCAGGCAGGTTTTTGTATACAGATTCTAATCAGAAACAGCTGTCTGGCGTTCtaaaaataagattaaaaCGCCGCTGCTCATTAAGTTTTCCGTAATCAGTTGAGGTTTTCATGGCTTTCGTTTCGGACACTCTGCTCACTCAGCAGGGGCGTCGAACAGGGGGGCTAATAACAGCATCtgtctatttatttatattaattttttgaatAGGGTATTTATTacaagaaaattttaaataacaaaacatcCGAAAAGTCACCCTTCTTTTTCaacataaatcaattttttcaAACTAATATGATTTTGAAGCCCCTTTGAGCATTTTAGGACCACGCCACTGGCCGCTTCGAATTTGACGAAACGCAGTGACAATGCTGCGCATTACAAGTCCAGGAATTATTTCCGTGTCGAGCGTTCGCTGTCGTTGATCGGCCGAATATTTCAAGATCAGCTCGGGATTAAACTGAATTTGTCATGAGGGGGGCGGCTGTCTTTGTGTGTCTGCTGCTGGGATGGGTGAGCGTGGCCACGCTAAGGGTAAGTGACCCAGTTGAGCGGACTGAATCCGAATTGCGACGCTCGATTGATCGTGACTTTGCAGCGTTTGCGAGGTCCGCAAGCTGACCGACTGGCGATCACCCTGTACTACGAAGCATTGTGTCCCTACTGCATGGAGTTCGTGACCACGCAGCTCAAACCCTCGATGATACGCCAGGATCGACTTCCGTTCACTGATCTTACGCTGGTTCCTTATGGAAATGCCATGGTAggttttagttttttgaaagataaagttattaatttttagtaGCTTAAACTAGTTGATAGTACAACTGCAAAAAGCAGCTCAATTTGGAGTTTTATAGTGTCAATCAGCGTTAATCCGCACTTAAACTTCGCCTAATCTCCTCCAGACGAACGATGACGGAAATGTGGAGTGCCAGCACGGAGTGATGGAGTGCGAATTGAATGCGTGGCACGCCTGCATACTGGAGCACCATGACATTGCCCAATCCCTCAAGCTGATCGCCTGCATGATGAGGAGCAAGAAGAAAAGGCTGAATAAGTGCGCTGACCTCTATCAAATCGACGTGGGCGATGTCAAAAACTGCAAGAAAACGCGACAGGTGAACGACATTCTGAGGAAGTACGGCAAGAAAACGGCCAAGGTCTCATTTCAGGGAGTGCCAGCCGTAGTTCTGGATAACGTGAGTTTAAATGCAAAAGAAAATCATGAAATctaacttaatttttttttggtttttaggtTTACAATGCGGATCTATCAGCCAACTTAACTGATCATTTTGATGCCATTTTTTGCGCCAAGTATAAGGAAAAGTTCAACAAGCAGCTAAATAATTGTCAATAAATATTGTGTTCATtttacaataaattttttattaaaacatatattttgcatttgctttgTAATTAAAACGTAAAATCACGTTTTAAAAATGGAATAGATCGAATTTTTAGTTTTCCCGCCCAGCAGTGGCGCCATCTATGACAGCATGCTGCCAGACCTTTAAACATGCGCTacatttttaagtatttttcTTAGGCGGTGGTATATTTCAACGCGGCAACGGTCCCACTCAACTATTTTCGCAACACGCGACGATACGAATTTTCCACATTTCTTTGTTGATTTCTGGAAAATCGCTGTATATAGACCGAATAGCCGACTGCAGACTGAGCACCAGGAAAACGCGCGAGATGAGCGAGACCATAAACACCGCGGCGCAGTTCCCGAGCTTCGAGAAGCCGACCGTGCAGTTCAATGAGAAGGGCTGGGGTCCCTGCGAGCTGCCCGATACGTTCAAGGATGTGCCGTACCAGCCGTTCAGCAAGAACGATCGTCTGGGCAAGATCTGCGACTGGACGAACACGTCGAACAACGACAAGAAGTACCAGAGTGAGTTTAATCCCCAGCAAAAACCGACCCACAAAATACTAGCCGCCGAAAGTGAGGTTAGGTAGGTGTGTCGTGGCAAAGATATTGTTGCTAACATATTGGTGCTTGTATTCCATTTGCAGACAAGTACGCCTCAAGCTTTGGCACGGGCAACCAGTACTCGTACTACCATGAGGAGGACGAGACGACCTTCCACCTGGTGGACACGGCCCGCGTCCAGAAGCCGCCGCACCAGCGCGGCCGGTTCCGCAACATGAGGAACTCGCGTTCCGGTCGCGGCAGGAATGCCCGCGGTGGCCTCAATACCCACGGCATGACAACGCTCAGCGGCAAGAATGTGAAGGCCCGCGATCCGCGTCATGGTCGCGGCATGGGCAAGAAGTTCGGTCATCGCGGACCACCACCAAAGATGCGCGAATCTTCGGTGGCCGTGCGCGCCGATTGGGCATCCATCGAGGAGATGGACTTCCCGCGACTCATCAAGCTGTCGCTGCCCAACATCAAGGAGGGCGTCGATATTGTCACCTGCGGCACGTTGGAGTACTACGACAAGACCTACGACCGCATCAATGTGAAGAACGAGAAGCCGCTGCAGAAGATCGATCGCATTGTGCACACGGTGACCACCACAGACGATCCCGTCATCCGGCGTTTGTCCAAGACCGTCGGCAACGTCTTCGCCACGGACGCCATCCTGGCCACCATCATGTGCTCTACGCGCTCGAACTATTCCTGGGATATTGTCATCGAGAAAGTTGGTATGTTTAATGAAATacgaaatataataataataacaataatataaataaataataattgtaacTTTATTTTAGGTGACAAGGTCTTCATGGACAAGCGTGACCACACCGAGTTCGACCTGCTGACCGTGAACGAGAGCAGCGTGGAACCACCGACCGACGACGACAGCTCATGCAACTCCCCCCGCAACCTGGCCATCGAGGCCACTTTCATTAACCACAACTTTAGCCAGCAGGTGCTTAAGACTGGAGATCAGGAACCCAAGTACAAGTTCGAGGAAAGCAACCCTTTCATTAGCGAGGACGAAGATATCCAAGTCGCCAGCGTGGGCTATCGCTACAAGAAGTGGGAGCTCGGAAGCGACATTGTAAGTGTTGCATAATCCAACTTAAAAGCCGGAATCTTTTgctatattatattaaactATTGTATTTTACTTGAAGGTCCTGGTGGCGCGTTGCGAGCACGATGGTGTCCTGCAGACGCCCAGCGGCGAGCCGCAGTTCATGACTATCAAGGCACTCAACGAGTGGGACTCGAAGTTGGCCAATGGCGTGGAATGGCGTCAAAAGTTGGACACGCAGCGCGGTGCTGTGCTCGCCAACGAGCTGAGGAACAACGCATGCAAGCTGGCCAAGTGGACTGTGCAGGCCGTACTGGCCGGGTCCGATCAGCTAAAGCTCGGCTATGTGTCGCGTATCAATCCGAGAGATCACTCGCGCCATGTCATCCTCGGCACGCAGCAGTTCAAGCCGCATGAGTTTGCCACCCAGATCAACCTGAGCATGGACAACGCCTGGGGAATTCTGAGGTGCATCATCGATCTGGTGATGAAGCAGAAGGACGGCAAATACCTGATCATGAAGGACCCCAACAAGCCGATCATCCGTCTGTACGACATCCCAGACAATACTTTCGACTCCGATGATTCGGACGATGGCGAGGGCGATGACGAAGGTTTCCAGCAGGTCTACAACTACGCGCACAACAAGATTTAGACGCCACGCCCCCTACTCCTGCATCCCTTCCAGTCTTGGGCTCTTCAGCCACAACCCGCTAAGAATAACCACAACTGATGTCCTCTAAAGGAAAAGGTCATATTATAGGCCCTAGCTTAAGCATTTGTATTCGATTTAAATTCAGCTATTTCCTAGTAAATCACAGAGGGCGAAACAACACATGAATTTTCATTGGTCCAGGTCTAATGCCGGGTACTTATTATCACTTCCACTGAAACAGCGCGGTCTTGTACGTAAATGACTGAGGCCCTAGCTTAAGCATTTGTATTCGATTTAAATTCAGCTATTTCCTAGTAAATCACAGAGGGCGAAACAACACATGAATTTTCATTGGTCCAGGTCTAATTCCGGGTACTTATTATCACTTCCACTGAAACAGCGCGGTCTTGTACGTAAATGACTGATTCATATCCCAAATTCCGATAATAAGCTGACTTTGTGCGTGTTGGGCATCTAGTTAAGATTTAATCATTGTTCGAACTCTGACGGTGAAAGATGGTCTTCCTACAAAGGCTGTACTTATCCTTCCTGCTCCTCCATACTCAGTTGCTGATGCACCTGGTATCTGGTAATTTATGTTGCGAGTACTCCATATTATAGACGTTATAACATTCAAGAAAATGAATCAtttgaatatgaatatttccttgaatttgtaaatataaataacttTCTTTTGTCCAATCATTAGCTAAcattacaattaaaattacTCAAATAAtccaatatttattaatataacCAATTCTTTACCGTATCAGCATCTGCGTCTTGTAATCCGGGTGAGAAATGCATTAGTCTAGCCAACTGCACATCACTCTTGCCCTTTCTGAAACCCCACATCATGACGCCAGCCGAAAGGGCAGTATTTGAGGGCAGACAGTGCGGCTTTGACTCCACGGGGCAGGAATTAGTGAACAGAGTTCAGATCTGCTGCCCGGAAATGGGACACATTTTGCCAAATAACTCGATATGCGGACCAATCATACCGACTTTTCGAATTATCGGAGGATATGAGACGCAACCCAACGAGATGCCTTGGATGGCCCTGATTCTATATGCGCAAAGCAGCAGTTCGGTGTCGAATGAAAGACTCGTGCCCAAGTGCTCTGGGTCCCTGATCACAAACCGCTATGTGCTGACCGCAGCCCATTGTCTGAAGATAACGGAATGGGATCTGAGGAGGGTGCGCCTTGGCGAGCATAACATCCTTAGCAATCCCGACTGCTTCAGCAACATGAATGGTGTGAAACAGTGCGCTCCACGGCATCTGGAGATTGACATCGATCAGAGAATCGAGCATGAGCAGTACATGGTCATCAAGCAAAGGCACTACAACGACATCGCCCTGCTGCGACTCAAGTTTCCAGTACGGTTAGTTACAATTGACCTGTCATAtctttactatatatatatataatacattTCATATGTCTTCAGCTTTACCGATGAAATCAAACCCATCTGTGTTCAACATGGCTATATGTTGTCGAATCCCTCCTTCAGCAACCATAAGTTGGGAATAGCTGGCTGGGGATTCTCTCATAAGGAGGGCTATAGCAATGTGCTGCTAAAGGCCCAAGTCGATGGCAGGAACACGGACGAGTGCTCTTTGAGTGATCCTTACTTGGGATTCGACAAGGAGACTCAGATATGCGCCGGCTTCCGGGGAGGCAATGACACATGCAAAGGTGACTCCGGCGGTCCCCTGATGGCCCGTGGTAACGGGTATTTCGTATATCTAGCCGGAATCACATCCTATGGGTACAGTGAGTGCGGATCCGGACCAGCAGCTTACACAAGGACATCCAAATTCATTAAATGGATTCAATGGAAAATGTACACTACGCGaattaaataatcaaaatatgTGGAAGTTGGTTAGAATAGCAAATAATAATTGTCGGACCATGGGAGGAATGCCATAGAACCATTATCGCAAATAAATAGGGAATTTCCTTGGGTCATTGTGAATTTATGAGTTCATACAGTA is part of the Drosophila sechellia strain sech25 chromosome 3R, ASM438219v1, whole genome shotgun sequence genome and encodes:
- the LOC6607596 gene encoding GILT-like protein 3 is translated as MNKIFGLLFALCPLLVWPTPGNGQSPDESRLLVAIHYEALCPDSMSFIRRRLYDALQDNDWWSVTDLKLYPFGKAGFYNNTSTGERQVFCQHGVDECELNALHACIIETLGIRKAFNMIYCMLRSYSNELDSCSRSMGVDVSKARRCKASRTTPDILAPYGKETLKLGISFVPTIVFENDFDPYAQRSIRNNFERHFCRQYLKEFNIKLPTCSAIL
- the LOC6607597 gene encoding GILT-like protein 2 isoform X1, whose product is MRGAAVFVCLLLGWVSVATLRRLRGPQADRLAITLYYEALCPYCMEFVTTQLKPSMIRQDRLPFTDLTLVPYGNAMTNDDGNVECQHGVMECELNAWHACILEHHDIAQSLKLIACMMRSKKKRLNKCADLYQIDVGDVKNCKKTRQVNDILRKYGKKTAKVSFQGVPAVVLDNVYNADLSANLTDHFDAIFCAKYKEKFNKQLNNCQ
- the LOC6607597 gene encoding GILT-like protein 2 isoform X2, whose amino-acid sequence is MRGAAVFVCLLLGWVSVATLRRLRGPQADRLAITLYYEALCPYCMEFVTTQLKPSMIRQDRLPFTDLTLVPYGNAMLKLVDSTTAKSSSIWSFIVSISVNPHLNFA
- the LOC6607598 gene encoding eukaryotic translation initiation factor 3 subunit D-1, with translation MSETINTAAQFPSFEKPTVQFNEKGWGPCELPDTFKDVPYQPFSKNDRLGKICDWTNTSNNDKKYQNKYASSFGTGNQYSYYHEEDETTFHLVDTARVQKPPHQRGRFRNMRNSRSGRGRNARGGLNTHGMTTLSGKNVKARDPRHGRGMGKKFGHRGPPPKMRESSVAVRADWASIEEMDFPRLIKLSLPNIKEGVDIVTCGTLEYYDKTYDRINVKNEKPLQKIDRIVHTVTTTDDPVIRRLSKTVGNVFATDAILATIMCSTRSNYSWDIVIEKVGDKVFMDKRDHTEFDLLTVNESSVEPPTDDDSSCNSPRNLAIEATFINHNFSQQVLKTGDQEPKYKFEESNPFISEDEDIQVASVGYRYKKWELGSDIVLVARCEHDGVLQTPSGEPQFMTIKALNEWDSKLANGVEWRQKLDTQRGAVLANELRNNACKLAKWTVQAVLAGSDQLKLGYVSRINPRDHSRHVILGTQQFKPHEFATQINLSMDNAWGILRCIIDLVMKQKDGKYLIMKDPNKPIIRLYDIPDNTFDSDDSDDGEGDDEGFQQVYNYAHNKI
- the LOC6607599 gene encoding spaetzle-processing enzyme, which gives rise to MVFLQRLYLSFLLLHTQLLMHLVSASASCNPGEKCISLANCTSLLPFLKPHIMTPAERAVFEGRQCGFDSTGQELVNRVQICCPEMGHILPNNSICGPIIPTFRIIGGYETQPNEMPWMALILYAQSSSSVSNERLVPKCSGSLITNRYVLTAAHCLKITEWDLRRVRLGEHNILSNPDCFSNMNGVKQCAPRHLEIDIDQRIEHEQYMVIKQRHYNDIALLRLKFPVRFTDEIKPICVQHGYMLSNPSFSNHKLGIAGWGFSHKEGYSNVLLKAQVDGRNTDECSLSDPYLGFDKETQICAGFRGGNDTCKGDSGGPLMARGNGYFVYLAGITSYGYSECGSGPAAYTRTSKFIKWIQWKMYTTRIK